The nucleotide sequence GCTGAATGAAGCGATTGAAGTCCCGCAAATTTCCGGAAAATTACAAGCAGAATGCAAATTGGAATTGGGCGATGTATTGCTTTTTGACGGACAAATTTGGGAAGCATCTTTACGTTATTCGCAAGTGGAGAAAGCCTTTGAAGAAGATCCGATTGGCGACGAAGCCAAATTTAGAAACGCAAAAATTTCCTTTTATACAGGAGATTTTAAATGGTCGAAAGCGCAATTGGATGTGTTGAAATCTGCTACTTCTAAATTGATTGCAAACGATGCGATGGCACTTTCGCTGTTGATAAGTGACAATACCGCAATTGATACGAACACCGTGCCTTTGTTGATGTTTGCGCAAGCAGATTTATTGGCGTATCAAAATAAAGACGATGCTGCAATTCAAAAATTAGATTCCATTACCACCTTGTTTCCCAATCACAGTTTGACGGGCGACATTTATTACAAGAAATTTGAAATCCGAAATAAAGAAGGAAAATATGAAGAAGCTGCTACCTTTTTACAAACCATTTTAGATAATTTTCCACAAGGAGTTTTAGCAGATAAAGCACTTTTTAATTTAGCAGAACTCAATGAAGAGAAGTTAAATGATACCGAAAAAGCAAAAAAGTTATACGAACAATTATTAACCGATTATCCGGGAAGCCTTTACGCGACGGATGCACGCGAGCATTTTCGGAAATTACGTGGCGATAAAATAGTAAATTAAAAAATCATGATAATATACAACGTTACCATCAACATTGAAAACGAAGTGCACGACGAATGGTTGAAATGGATGCGCGAAGTGCACATTCCAGATGTGATGAAGACAGGCTGTTTTGTAGAAAATAAACTCTGCAGAGTGTTGGTAGAGGAAGAAACAGGAACGACGTATTCTTTCCAATATACGAGTAAAACAATGGACGATTATTTGAACTATAAAAAGCAGCATGCAGCGCGTTTGCAAAAAGACGTAAGCGAAAAATTCGCTAATAAATTTGTCGCTTTTCGTACATTATTAGAAGTGCTTTAGGAAAATTATTTTTTCAAAAACATATTTTTAAATTTCATAGATGTGACTTTCGTTAAAGCAAAAAAACACCTCGGACAACATTTTCTGAAAGACGAAAATATTGCACACAAAATCGTGAATAGCTTGTCGGGAGAGGGTTACACGAATGTGTTAGAAATTGGTCCGGGCATGGGTGTGCTCACTCAATTTTTATTTCAAGAAAAAAAATTCGAAACATCCATCATCGATATTGATCGCGAATCCATTGATTTTTTAAAAAAGAAATTCCCGTCATTCGAAAAAAAAATTCTGGAAGGCGATTTTTTACAACTGGATTTGAAAATGCTTTTCAGCGATTCTTTCGCTGTTATCGGCAATTTTCCATACAATATTTCTTCTCAAATTTTATTCAAAGTATTAGAAAATAGAAACCAAGTAGTGGAAACGGTTGGGATGTTTCAGAAAGAAGTGGCAGAACGAATTGCCGCGAAAACACGTACCAAAGCGTACGGAATTCTCAGCGTTTTGGTACAAGCATTTTTTGATGTAGATTATTTATTTACCGTCAATGAAAATGTTTTTAATCCGCCGCCAAAGGTCAAATCGGCGGTGATTCGTTTGAGAAGAAAAGCCAATTTTCAATTGGGTTGCGATGAAAAATTATTTTTCGACGTGGTGAAAACAGGATTCAATCAGCGTCGCAAAATGCTGCGAAACGGATTGAGTAAATTTACCTTTTCGGAAGAAAATAAAACACATAAATATTTTACACAACGTGCCGAAGAGCTTTCTGTTGCTGAATTTTCGGAAATAACGAATTGGATTAGTGCTTCGAAAAAATAATTTTTTGAACGCTTTTTTATTTAGAATATCTTTACAGAAAATTTTATTTTATGATTTCTTTTGACAATACTGAAATTGCCTTTTCCGGAAAAACGGCTACCGATTTAAACCGTTCGTATTGGCTTTTCAAAATGGTGAGCAATATGCGTTTGGTGAAGATTGGAAAATCGCTGACCACTTTCGCAATTAACTTTCATTTGCCGATTAAAAGCATTATTAAAGCCACTATTTTCAAGCAATTTTGTGGCGGCGAAACCATCGCGGAATGCGATCACACGATTGAAGTTTTACAAAAATACAAGGTCGGAACTATTTTAGATTATTCGGTAGAAGGCAAGAAAAGTGAAAAAGATTTAGAAGCCACAACGCTGGAAACTATTGCTACAATTGAAAAGGCAAAAAATAATTCCGGAATTCCTTTTTGTGTTTTCAAAGTTACGGGCATTGCACGTTTTGATTTACTGGAAAAATATGAGACGGAAAACGGTTTAACAGAATCTGAAAAAAAAGATTTTGAGATTATTAAAAATCGCGTGAAACGTATTTGCAAAGCAGCTTTCGAAGCATCCGTTTCTATTTTTATAGATGCAGAAGAAAGTTGGATTCAAAAAGCAATTGACGATTTAGCTGACGAAATGATGGCTTTGTACAATCATGAAAAAGCAATTATTTACAATACCTTTCAGCTTTATAGAACAGATCGTTTGAATTTTTTAAAACGGTCTTTGGAAAATGCGCGCTCGAAAAATTATTTTTTGGGAGCTAAATTAGTGCGTGGTGCTTACATGGAAAAAGAGCGTTTGCGTGCGGCTCAGAAAAATAGTATTTCGCCGATTCATGAAAACAAAATAAATGCAGACAAAGATTACGATGCGGCACTTTCATTTTGTGTGGAAAATATCGCATCAATTTCTTTTTGTGCCGGAACGCACAACGAAAAAAGTTCCATGTATTTAGCGCAATTGATGCAAGAAAAAGGAATTACTCTTTCGGATAAACGAATTTATTTTTCGCAACTTTTTGGGATGAGCGATCACATCAGTTTTAATCTCGCCAACGGTGGATACAATGTGGCGAAATATGTGCCTTACGGACCAGTGAAAGAAGTGTTGCCGTATTTGATTCGGCGGGCACAAGAAAATACTTCGGTAAAAGGACAAACCGGCAGAGAGCTTGGTTTGATTATTAAAGAAAAAGCGCGGCGAAAAAAAGAAGGCTCAAAATAATTTACTTACAACCGCAATTTTCGTTTTTCATTTTCAGATTTTGCACATATAAAACGCGCGTAATCGAATCGAAATTGTCAATGCAATACACGCGCAGCGAATCGCCTTTCTTGGTGATTCCGTCAATGGCATAACTCGGATGCGGCTTGGCAAATTCCTTACTCGCTTTAAAATTTATTTTTCCGTTGTAAAAAATTTCTTGTACGGCAGCCGTATCAATGTGTTCGCATTTCATTAAACACGTGGCGCTGTCGGAGTACAATCTTGTTTGTATTGCTAATTGATCTAATTTCACCGTTCCGGGCGTCATCATGCGACAACCACGGTTTCTGAAAATCATTACCACAGACAAAGTACCGAGAAGAATCC is from Bacteroidia bacterium and encodes:
- a CDS encoding DUF4286 family protein; this translates as MIIYNVTINIENEVHDEWLKWMREVHIPDVMKTGCFVENKLCRVLVEEETGTTYSFQYTSKTMDDYLNYKKQHAARLQKDVSEKFANKFVAFRTLLEVL
- the rsmA gene encoding 16S rRNA (adenine(1518)-N(6)/adenine(1519)-N(6))-dimethyltransferase RsmA; protein product: MTFVKAKKHLGQHFLKDENIAHKIVNSLSGEGYTNVLEIGPGMGVLTQFLFQEKKFETSIIDIDRESIDFLKKKFPSFEKKILEGDFLQLDLKMLFSDSFAVIGNFPYNISSQILFKVLENRNQVVETVGMFQKEVAERIAAKTRTKAYGILSVLVQAFFDVDYLFTVNENVFNPPPKVKSAVIRLRRKANFQLGCDEKLFFDVVKTGFNQRRKMLRNGLSKFTFSEENKTHKYFTQRAEELSVAEFSEITNWISASKK
- a CDS encoding proline dehydrogenase family protein — its product is MISFDNTEIAFSGKTATDLNRSYWLFKMVSNMRLVKIGKSLTTFAINFHLPIKSIIKATIFKQFCGGETIAECDHTIEVLQKYKVGTILDYSVEGKKSEKDLEATTLETIATIEKAKNNSGIPFCVFKVTGIARFDLLEKYETENGLTESEKKDFEIIKNRVKRICKAAFEASVSIFIDAEESWIQKAIDDLADEMMALYNHEKAIIYNTFQLYRTDRLNFLKRSLENARSKNYFLGAKLVRGAYMEKERLRAAQKNSISPIHENKINADKDYDAALSFCVENIASISFCAGTHNEKSSMYLAQLMQEKGITLSDKRIYFSQLFGMSDHISFNLANGGYNVAKYVPYGPVKEVLPYLIRRAQENTSVKGQTGRELGLIIKEKARRKKEGSK
- a CDS encoding DUF4258 domain-containing protein encodes the protein MTFARRVRLYFVGILLGTLSVVMIFRNRGCRMMTPGTVKLDQLAIQTRLYSDSATCLMKCEHIDTAAVQEIFYNGKINFKASKEFAKPHPSYAIDGITKKGDSLRVYCIDNFDSITRVLYVQNLKMKNENCGCK